One window of the Melospiza melodia melodia isolate bMelMel2 chromosome 15, bMelMel2.pri, whole genome shotgun sequence genome contains the following:
- the GCNT3 gene encoding beta-1,3-galactosyl-O-glycosyl-glycoprotein beta-1,6-N-acetylglucosaminyltransferase 3: protein MPWWQRAPAARRRWALLLGPLALLAAALALRGTARPGPAERPQLYRALELSPSRSINCSGVVRGDQTAIREAQLSNLEVANRRASPTPGQYLNITRDCRAFKETRRYIEFPLSQEEEEFPIAYSMIIHHKIDMFERLLRSVYAPQNVYCVHVDSKSPAAFQEAVRAIAACFPNVFVASRLESVVYASWSRVQADLNCMQDLLQSPVPWRYLINTCGTDFPIKTNAEIVRALQLLQGQNAMESERPSAAKKQRWEYHHEVGETISRTSQKKLPPPHSYPMFTGSAYTAVTRDFVRYIFENPTARKFLEWSKDSYSPDEHVWATLNRMPGVPGSTPLSDKFQLSDMNALPRLVKWEYLEGDMSKGAPYPPCTGRHQRSICIYGVGDVPWMLQQHHLLANKFDPEVDDAAVQCLEEHLRHKALYGRGL, encoded by the coding sequence ATGCCGTGGTGGCAGCGGGccccggcggcgcggcggcgctgGGCGCTGCTGCTCGGGCCGCTGGCGCTGCTCGCCGCCGCCCTGGCGCTGCGCGGcaccgcccgccccggccccgccgagcgCCCGCAGCTCTACCGGGCGCTGGAGCTCTCGCCCAGCCGCAGCATCAACTGCTCGGGGGTCGTCCGCGGGGACCAGACGGCCATCCGGGAGGCGCAGCTCAGCAACCTGGAAGTGGCGAACAGAAGGGCTTCACCGACGCCCGGCCAGTACCTGAACATCACGAGGGACTGCAGAGCCTTCAAGGAGACCCGGCGCTACATCGAGTTCCCGCtcagccaggaggaggaggagttccCCATCGCCTACTCCATGATCATCCACCACAAAATCGACATGTTTGAGCGGCTCCTGCGGTCCGTCTACGCGCCCCAGAACGTTTACTGCGTCCACGTAGACAGCAAATCCCCGGCCGCCTTCCAGGAGGCCGTGAGGGCCATTGCTGCCTGCTTCCCCAATGTCTTTGTGGCCAGCCGCCTGGAAAGCGTGGTCTATGCCTCCTGGTCCCGGGTGCAGGCCGACCTCAACTGCATGCAGGAcctcctgcagagccctgtgccaTGGCGCTACCTCATCAACACCTGCGGCACCGACTTCCCCATCAAGACCAACGCCGAGATCGTCCGggcgctgcagctgctgcagggccagaACGCCATGGAGTCCGAGAGGCCCTCGGCCGCCAAGAAGCAGCGCTGGGAGTATCACCACGAGGTGGGGGAGACCATCTCTCGCACTTCCCAGAAGAAACTGCCCCCACCCCACAGCTACCCCATGTTCACGGGCAGCGCCTACACCGCCGTCACACGGGACTTCGTGCGGTACATCTTCGAGAACCCCACCGCACGAAAGTTCCTCGAGTGGTCCAAGGACAGCTACAGCCCTGACGAGCACGTGTGGGCCACCCTGAACCGCATGCCGGGCGTGCCGGGGAGTACGCCCCTCAGCGATAAGTTCCAGCTCTCGGACATGAACGCCCTTCCCCGCCTGGTCAAGTGGGAGTACCTGGAGGGGGACATGAGCAAGGGCGCGCCCTACCCGCCCTGCACCGGCCGCCACCAGCGCTCCATCTGCATCTACGGGGTGGGCGACGTGCCCTGGATGCTGCAGCAACACCATCTCCTGGCCAACAAGTTCGACCCCGAGGTGGACGATGCGGCTGTCCAGTGTCTCGAGGAGCACCTGCGCCACAAGGCCCTCTACGGCCGGGGGCTCTGA
- the GTF2A2 gene encoding transcription initiation factor IIA subunit 2, which produces MAYQLYRNTTLGNSLQESLDELIQSQQITPQLALQVLLQFDKAINSALAQRVRNRVNFRGSLNTYRFCDNVWTFVLNDVEFREVTELVKVDKVKIVACDGKNTGSNTAE; this is translated from the exons ATGGCGTACCAGCTGTATAGGAACACCACACTGGGCAACAGCCTTCAGGAGAGTCTGGATGAGCTCATACAG TCACAGCAAATCACACCTCAGTTGGCCCTTCAGGTGCTACTTCAGTTTGATAAAGCTATAAATTCAGCACTGGCACAGCGAGTCAGGAACAGAGTCAATTTCAGG GGGTCTCTGAACACATACAGGTTCTGTGACAATGTATGGACATTTGTACTGAATGACGTGGAATTTAGGGAGGTCACCGAACTTGTGAAAGTGGATAAAGTGAAAATTGTAGCATGTGATGGAAAAA aCACTGGTTCCAATACTGCAGAATGA
- the BNIP2 gene encoding BCL2/adenovirus E1B 19 kDa protein-interacting protein 2 isoform X1: MEGVEFKEEWQDEDFPRPLPEDDPVESDALAAAGTENEADTEGNGTKLRKKLMAPDISLNLDPSEESVFSDDLDESGEIDLDDLDTPSENSNEFEWEDDLPKPKTTDVIRKGSLAEYTVAEEKDDGRRWRMFRIGEQDHRVDMKAIEPYKKVISHGGYYGDGLNAIVVFAVCFMPESSQPNYRYLMDNLFKYVIGTLELLVAENYMIVYLNGATTRRKMPSLGWLRKCYQQIDRRLRKNLKSLIIVHPSWFIRTLLAITKPFISSKFSQKIRYVFTLAELAELIPMEYVGIPECIKQYEEEKFRKKQKRVDQELNGKKEQKSEQ, translated from the exons ATGGAAGGGGTTGAGTTTAAGGAAGAGTGGCAAGATGAAGATTTTCCAAG GCCCCTGCCAGAGGATGATCCTGTTGAGTCTGATGCATTGGCTGCAGCTGGAACAGAAAATGAAGCTG ATACAGAGGGTAATGGAACCAAATTGAGGAAGAAACTAATGGCTCCAGATATTAGCTTAAATTTGGATCCCAGTGAGGAATCTGTTTTTTCTGATGACTTGGATGAAAGTGGAGAGATTGATTTGGATGATTTAGATACTCCTTCAGAAAATAGCAATGAATTTGAATGGGAAG ATGATCTTCCAAAACCAAAAACTACTGATGTCATTAGGAAGGGCTCCCTGGCTGAGTACACTGTGGCAGAGGAGAAGGATGACGGTCGCCGCTGGCGAATGTTTCGGATCGGAGAGCAGGACCACAGGGTGGACATGAAGGCAATTGAACCGTACAAAAAAGTTATCAGTCATGGTG GTTATTATGGTGATGGGTTAAATGCCATTGTTGTGTTTGCTGTTTGCTTCatgcctgagagcagccagccTAACTACAGATACCTAATGGACAATCTATTTAA GTATGTAATTGGCACTTTAGAGCTGTTAGTAGCAGAGAACTATATGATAGTTTACCTGAATGGTGCAACAACACGGAGAAAAATGCCAAGTTTAGGCTGGCTTAGGAAATGTTACCAGCAAATTGATAGAAG GTTAAGGAAAAACCTGAAATCCTTGATCATAGTTCATCCTTCCTGGTTCATCAGAACTCTCCTGGCCATCACAAAACCTTTTATTAG CTCAAAATTCAGCCAAAAAATTAGGTATGTCTTTACCCTGGCAGAACTAGCTGAACTCATCCCCATGGAATACGTTGGCATCCCAGAGTGCATAAAACA GTATGAAGAAGAAAAGtttagaaagaaacagaaaag AGTTGACCAAGAGCTGAATggaaaaaaagagcagaaaagtGAACAGTAA
- the BNIP2 gene encoding BCL2/adenovirus E1B 19 kDa protein-interacting protein 2 isoform X2, producing the protein MEGVEFKEEWQDEDFPRPLPEDDPVESDALAAAGTENEADTEGNGTKLRKKLMAPDISLNLDPSEESVFSDDLDESGEIDLDDLDTPSENSNEFEWEDDLPKPKTTDVIRKGSLAEYTVAEEKDDGRRWRMFRIGEQDHRVDMKAIEPYKKVISHGGYYGDGLNAIVVFAVCFMPESSQPNYRYLMDNLFKYVIGTLELLVAENYMIVYLNGATTRRKMPSLGWLRKCYQQIDRRLRKNLKSLIIVHPSWFIRTLLAITKPFISSKFSQKIRYVFTLAELAELIPMEYVGIPECIKQVDQELNGKKEQKSEQ; encoded by the exons ATGGAAGGGGTTGAGTTTAAGGAAGAGTGGCAAGATGAAGATTTTCCAAG GCCCCTGCCAGAGGATGATCCTGTTGAGTCTGATGCATTGGCTGCAGCTGGAACAGAAAATGAAGCTG ATACAGAGGGTAATGGAACCAAATTGAGGAAGAAACTAATGGCTCCAGATATTAGCTTAAATTTGGATCCCAGTGAGGAATCTGTTTTTTCTGATGACTTGGATGAAAGTGGAGAGATTGATTTGGATGATTTAGATACTCCTTCAGAAAATAGCAATGAATTTGAATGGGAAG ATGATCTTCCAAAACCAAAAACTACTGATGTCATTAGGAAGGGCTCCCTGGCTGAGTACACTGTGGCAGAGGAGAAGGATGACGGTCGCCGCTGGCGAATGTTTCGGATCGGAGAGCAGGACCACAGGGTGGACATGAAGGCAATTGAACCGTACAAAAAAGTTATCAGTCATGGTG GTTATTATGGTGATGGGTTAAATGCCATTGTTGTGTTTGCTGTTTGCTTCatgcctgagagcagccagccTAACTACAGATACCTAATGGACAATCTATTTAA GTATGTAATTGGCACTTTAGAGCTGTTAGTAGCAGAGAACTATATGATAGTTTACCTGAATGGTGCAACAACACGGAGAAAAATGCCAAGTTTAGGCTGGCTTAGGAAATGTTACCAGCAAATTGATAGAAG GTTAAGGAAAAACCTGAAATCCTTGATCATAGTTCATCCTTCCTGGTTCATCAGAACTCTCCTGGCCATCACAAAACCTTTTATTAG CTCAAAATTCAGCCAAAAAATTAGGTATGTCTTTACCCTGGCAGAACTAGCTGAACTCATCCCCATGGAATACGTTGGCATCCCAGAGTGCATAAAACA AGTTGACCAAGAGCTGAATggaaaaaaagagcagaaaagtGAACAGTAA